GCAAATGCTTTGCCGTGATTGCGGCAACCCGCGTGATCGACGCATAGGTTTTGAGCTGCTGCGCCAAGCGGCGCGCGCAGGCGATATGGGCGCCCAGCTGGAGCTTGGTCAGCTGTATAGCCAGCCGCGAAACAACGAGCCGCAGCAGGCGCGCCATTGGCTGGAACTGGCAGCGGGACAGGGCTCGCTAGAAGCGAGGCAACTGCTTAAACAGCTCTAGAGCCAGCTCAAAGTCTGCTGCGCGCCGGCCCTGCTGCGTTTAAAAAGCTCGCATGACACTAGCTCGCAATACTTTGAGCAGTCTCTGACGCAATGGGCCGCTCTGTAAGAATACTGGTTATACTGCCAGTACTTTTCTGCGGAGCTGCTTATGCCCATCGATCTCTCCACCGCGTTGGCACCTGCGTTGCTCGGTTTTACCGCCGCAGCACTTCCTCTTCTATATATGGCTTGGTCGCTGCAACGCCGCCAGGCCAGTCAGCAGCTGGAATTCAGCCTGCTACAAGAGCGTCTGAATAATGCGCAGCTGGCTCAGACCGGCCTGACGGCGCAGCTGGAAGATTGCCGCGAGGAAGTCGCCGAGATCAGCGAGATCAAGGCCGATCAGCAGGCCGAACTGGCGGCGCTGCGTCGTGAAGCCGACTTGCTGCAACAGGAGCGGCAGATCGCCCGTGAAGCCGCCCAGGCTTGGAGCAATCAGCGCGAACAGCAGGAGGCTGAAATTCGCCGTCTGGATGCCCAGCGTGCGGCCCTCAGCGCCGAACTTAAAGAACAGCAGGACAGCCATCAGCAGCGCTTGAGCGATCTGCAAGGCTCGCGCGATGAGTTGCGCGCGCAGTTCGCCGAGCTGGCCGGAAAGATCTTCGATGAGCGCGAGCAGCGTTTTGCCGAGACCAGCCAGCAGCAGCTCGGCCAGTTGCTCGACCCGCTCAAAGAACGCATTCAGTCCTTCGAAAAGCGCGTGGAAGAAAGCTATCAGCAGGAAGCCCGCGAGCGCTTTTCTCTGGGCAAGGAGCTGGAGCGCCTGCAACAGCTCAACCAGCGCCTGGGTGATGAGGCGACCAACCTGACCCGCGCCCTCAAAGGGCAGAAAACCCAGGGCAACTGGGGCGAATTGGTGCTAGAGCGCGTGCTGGAACACGCCGGCCTGGAGAAAGGCCGCGAGTATCAGACCCAGGTCAGCCTAAAAAGCGCCGATGGTGAACGCTTCCAGCCCGATGTGCTGATTCAGCTGCCCGGCGACAAGCAAGTGGTGGTGGACGCCAAGGTAAGCCTCACCGCGTACCAGCAATATATTGCTGCCGAGGACGACGCTAGCCGGCAGCTGTCGCTGAAGCAGCATGTGCTGTCGCTACGCAGCCACTTGAAGGGCCTGTCGCTCAAGGATTACCAGCGCTTGGAAGGCCTGCACAGCCTAGATTTCGTGTTGCTGTTCGTACCGATTGAAGCGGCCTTTGCTGCGGCGTTGCAGGCCGATCCGGGTCTGTTTCAGGAGGCTTTTGACCAGCATATCGTCATCGTCAGCCCGACCACCTTGCTCGCCACCCTGCGGGTGATCGACAGCCTGTGGCGGCAGGAGCGGCAGAGCCAGAACGCTCGCGAGATTGCCGAGCGCGCCGGCGCGCTATACGACAAGTTCGTCGCCTTTATTCAGGATCTGGATGAAATGGGCGCACGCCTGCAGCAGCTGGATAAGGCCTATGCCGGCGCGCGCAATAAGCTCTGCGAGGGCCGCGGCAATATCATCAGCCGGGTGGAAAACCTCAAGATGCTCGGCGCCCGTGCCAGCAAGAGTCTGCCCGTCGAATTGCTCGAACAGGCCGCCGGGGTGGTGGTGGTGCTGGATGATGAGGCGGCCGAGTAGGGCGCGCCTCTGTTTGTTGACGAGTTATCAGGCCGTGACCTGGGCTTTTTCTACTGCCGCGCGTTGCGCCGCCGGTGAGTTGGCCAGGTAGTCCAGCGCTACGCGGATATCGCCTTCGCTGCGTGGGTGATAGCTGGGATTGAAATAGCGCAATACCGAACGGCCGATGCTGCCCATGCGCGGCAGCAAGCCGCGCTTGCCCAGGTGGTACCACAGGCGCAGAAAGCCAGGGCGGTAACGGGTGACCGGGTCCTGGCGCATCATGGTTCTCATCCCCATGCTGAACAGGAAGATCAGTGCGGGCGTGGCAATTAACATATACACCCAGCGCATCAGCACACTGCCGCCGATATGCACGTGCAGGTCATGGGCCACGCTGCGGTGTTCGACTTCCTCGGCGCCGTGCCAGCGCAGCAGGTCGAGCATCACCGGGTCAGCGTGGTCGAGGCTGCGGGTGGTGATGATCCAGTCACCCAGCACGCAGGTGAAGTGCTCCACTGCGGCGATCAGCCCGACTCGCTGACGCAGCCACCAGGGCTGCAGAGCGTGGCTGATGGCGTTGTTGCCGAGGGGAAAGTCGCACAGCACGCGCTCGAACAGCCAGTGGATGGGGCCGGTAAACGGCGTCGGATCGATGCCGTGGCGCAGCAGGTAGGGCGTCAGTGCGCTGTCGTGGGCGCGGGCGTGCTGTGCTTCCTGTTTGACGAAACCCTGCACGTCTTCGCGTAGTTGCGGGTCGCTGACCAGAGGCAGGGCCTTGTTGTAGACCCGGCAGAACCAGAACTCGCCGGCCGGCAGGATCAGATGCAGGCTGTTCATGATGTGCGAGGCTTCCGGCTCGTTCGGCACCCAGTGCAGCGGCGTGTTGGCAAAGTCGAAGCGTACTTTGCGTTGTTGCAGGCGGTGCTGTTCGCTCATCTCGACCCTCCTTATCGTCCTGCCGGTTTTTGGCCTGCAGGCGCAGTACTGCCGGTCTCGCTGTGGATATGGGTGGTGAGTTCACGCAGCCATTTGGCCAGTTGTTGCGGCTCAGCCAGCAGTTGCCAATGCCCGGCATCTGCCTCGCGCCGTTGCAGTCTGGGTGCCCAGTGCTGCAACTGGTCGAACAGTTGCGGGCGGACGAAGCGGTCGTGGGTCGGCACGATCAACTGCACCGGCACCTGGGTATGACGCAGACGCGGCTGGAACAGGCTGCGAATAAAGTTGGCGCGGTACAGCTTGACCCCGTGCACACCGTCCGAGCGCTGGCTGCTGCTGGCTGGCACATTGCGCAGCCCTTCGACCTTGCGCAGCAGTTGCGGCCAGGCGCGGTCTAAACCTAAGCGCCAGGTCAGTTCGGGCAGTAGTGGGGTGTGGAACATCGCGATATACCAGGAGCTGAGCAACTGGCCGAGCACCTGCAGCAGCGCGCGCGGCGTCTTTTGCTTGAGCTTGTCGCGCATCCAGTGGCCGACATGGTCCAGGCAAGGCCCGGAGATGCTCGTGTAGGAGGCCAGTAATGGCTGAATACGCGGCTCGGTGACTGCTTCCCAGGCCTGAATCGAACCCCAGTCATGGGCCACCAGATGCACCGGGTGGTCGGGGCTGAGGGCCTTGATTACTGCTTCCAGATCATTTGCCAGTTTCTCCAGGTGATACTCCAGGCGCTTGCGTGGAATATCCGATGCGCCAAAGCCGCGCACGTCGTAGGCGATGATCTGGTAATCACCTGCCAGCTCGCGCACCAGGGGTAGCCAAATTTCATGATTGTCCGGATAGCCATGCACCAGCAGCAGAGTTGGGCCGCTTGGATTGCCCCAGCGATAGGCCGCCAGCTGTACGCCATCGCCCTGAACCCAAAGCTGTTCGGTCTGCAACTCTATATATGGCAGCACTGCTGGCGCGTTCATACGACTGCCCGATGCAGAGCGAGCGTTAGTGAGTAGCGCTGGGTGATAAAGGCGAGGTCGATGGGCATGCGGCGTCTCCGGATTGTCATGGCTGACCGTTACATCATTGGATGTCTCGGGCAGTGTTGGACGCTCGGGAGGGGTCTGCCTAGCCAACTTTTGGGCTAACAGCAGGGCCTGTTACGGTGTTACTGAGGTGGCTGAACCGCTCTGCAATAGGGCTGTGCGCGGGTTATGCGCGGGCAGATGAGCCGCTTGGCAAAGCAAATCCAGCCCTTGGTTGGGGGGATTATTGCCGTATTGCCGGGGCGCTATTAATACAGCAGCAATGCCACCGCACCGGCCAGCAAGCCAGCGGCCATCACCGGCAGAGTCATCAGCGCCAGTTTGCGGCCACCGATCAAGATCACGAGAAAGCCTTTGACCAGGCTGTTGCTCAGCGCTGCGAGAAAGATCCCCTGCACCGCTACCTGTGCACCCAGTGCGCCCTTGGCACTGCGCGCCAGCGACAGGGTGATGGCATCCACGTCGGCCAGACCCGCGAGCAGCGCCACCAGGTAGACGCCGGCATCGCCCAGCCAGTGCTGGGCGCCTTCGACCATCAATAGAATCAGCGCCAGCAACGCGGCAAAGCGCAGCGCGGGGCCCAGCTCGAAGGGGTTTTTCAGGGGCGGTTCGGCTTGTTCGCTACTTTCCGTGCCAGCGCGGCGGAAGAACAGCAGCGCGCCAACGGCATACACCAGGGTGGCGATGCCCAGCGGCCAGATCAACTGTGGCAGCAAGCTGGCGTTGACCAGGCCGACCTCCAGCAATACCCGTGGAAACATCAACGCTGAGGTGGCGAGCAGGCCACAGGCCAGAATCGCCTGCAGGTTGCGCCCTTGAGCCAGGCGCGCCAGGGTCACGGTCATCGCCGTGGACGACACCACGCCGCCGAGCAGTGCGGTGATCAGCAGGCCGTGGCGCATGCCGACTAGACGAATCGCCACATAGGCGGCAAAGCCGATACTGGCGATCAGCACCACCATCCACCAGATGGCGTAGGGGTTGAAGGCCTGCCAGGGGCCGTATCCCTGGTTGGGCAGCGCCGGTAGCAACACCAGGGAAATAAACAACAGTTTCAGCGCGCCGGACAGTTCCGCCTCGCTGAGCCGTTGTAGGGCGCCATGCAGCGATTGCTTGAGGCTCAGCAGCAGTGCCACCGCCACTGCGCCGGCCGCCGCCAGCCCGGCATAATCGGCCATGGCCAGGCTGCCGAGCAGGAAGGTGATCAGCAGTGCCACTTCGCTGGTCAGGCCCATATCACCCAGGCGTTGCAGTTCGCCAAAGTAGGAAGCGACCACCAGCAAGGCAAAACCGCTGAAGATCACCGCCCAGGCGACTACGCCGAAGTGCTCGCCGAGCAGCATGGCAAAGGCCCCGAGCAAGCTGCTCAGGGCGAAGGTGCGAATCCCCGCGACCAGCTGCGTGTCCTCGGTATTGCGCCCCTGCCAGCCGCGTTCGGCACCAATCAGCAGGCCAGCGGCCAAGGCGCTGGCAAAGTTCAGCAGGGTGTCGAGGGCTTCCGGCATGGGCAGATCCTGAGTGGGCGATGTGGGCAGTCTAGCCAGTGCGTGTTGGGCTGTATTGCGGCAGGTCAGCCAGCGGCGTTATAGCTGCGCAAGATTGTTCAAGACGCCGCGGCCGCGATGCGCCAGGCTATGCAGCAAAGGAGGGCGCATGAGCCGTTTGCAGCAGTTTCTCTATGGAGTTCGCGACAGTATCCCGATGATTGTCGGCATTCTGCCGTTCGGTCTGATCTATGGCGCGTTGGCCAGCCTGGCCGGGCTGAGCCTGGGGCAGGCGCTGGGTATGTCCTTGCTGGTGTATGCCGGCTCGGCGCAGTTTATTGCCATCAGCCTGCTGACCCTGGGTAGCGGCGCGGTGGTGATCCTGCTGACCACGCTGGTGGTCAATCTGCGTCATGTGCTCTACAGCGCGGCGCTGCAGCCCTATGTCGGCCGTTTGCCACAGCGTTGGCGGGTGCCGTTGGCGTTCGGCCTGACGGATGAAACCTTTGCCGTGGTGCAGCGCCGTTACCTCTCGCGTGGCATGACTGAGCACGGCCAGTGGTATCACGCCGGTGTGGCGCTGGCGTTGTACCTGTCCTGGGTATCCAGCTCACTGGTGGGGGCGTTGTTTGGTCAAAGTGTGCCGAACCTGGCGGGCTGGGGGTTGGACTTCGCCATGCTGGCGACCTTTATCGGCATTGTGGTGCCGGCGCTGCGCAATCAGCCGCAGATTGCTGCGGCTCTGGTAGCCGGTGCGGTGGCGCTGCTGTGCCACGCCTGGCCCTACAAGCTCGGGCTGATGGCGGCTGCGCTGAGTGGCATCCTGATCGGTGTATGGCTGGAGCAACGCAAAACGCCGGTGACTGTCGGGGAGGGCGCGTGATGGCTATCTGGTTGCTGATTGTCGGTATGGCGCTGATCACTTTTGCGATTCGCTACAGCCTGTTTGCCTTTCCCGATCTGCGTTTCCCGCCGCTGGTGCGCCAGGGCCTGCATTACGTGCCGACCGCTGTGCTGAGCGCCATCGTGCTGCCGGGCATGCTGATTCCCGATGGCCAGCACTGGGCGTTCAGCCTGGACAATGCCTATTTGCTGGCGGGGCTGGCGACCATTGCCATCGCCGCGCTGACCCGGCACTTGCTGGCGACCATCGGCGGCGGTCTGCTGGTGTTTTTTATCGTGCGTTGGTTATTGGGGCAGTTGCCCCTGTAAGCAGCGTTATTTGCCGGCTGGATTTGTAGAAAATGCAGCAAAAGGCAGGTTTTGCTGTGGCTTTGTCGGGTGTTCTTGCAGTCAAATGCCTGACAACCCGCTTGGCCACTGCAGACAGGTACACGGACGATGACCGAACAATCACAATTCGCATTGCTGGGTAAAAAGCGCTTTTTGCCGTTTTTCATCACCCAGCTGTTGGGTGCTTTCAACGACAACATCTTCAAGCAATCACTGATTCTCGCCATTCTATTCAAGATCAGTTCCGGGGCCGACAAGGCCCTGCTGGTCAACCTCTGCGCGCTGCTGTTTATCCTGCCGTTCTTCCTGTTCTCGGCCCTCGGCGGTCAGTTCGGTGAGAAGTTCGCCAAGGATTCGCTGATCCGCAAGATCAAGTTCGCCGAGATCGTGATCATGCTGCTCGGCGCAGTCGGTGTGTTGCTTGGCAACCTGCCCATGATGCTCGCGGTGCTGTTTGCCATGGGTACGCAGTCGGCGCTATTCGGCCCGGTGAAGTATTCGATTCTGCCGCAGCACCTTGAAGAGCAAGAGCTGGTGGGCGGCAACGCGCTGGTGGAAATGGGCACGTTTTTGGCCATCCTCGCCGGCACCATTGGTGCGGGCATCATCATGGCCAGCAGCGGCTACGCGCATATCGTCGCTGCCTGTGTGGTGCTGGTGGCGGTGTTTGGCTACCTGGCCAGTCGCGGCATTCCTGCAGCATCGGCGGCAATGCCGCAGCTCAAGCTGGATTGGAACATCCTGCGTCAGTCCTGGCTGATCATGAAGCTCGGCCTGGGCCAACGTCCGGCCGTATCGCGCTCGCTGGTGGGCAACTCCTGGTTCTGGTTTCTCGGCGCGGTGTACCTGACGCAGATTCCGGCCTATGCCAAAGAGTGGCTCTACGGCGATGAAAGCGTGGTCACGCTGATTCTCACCGTGTTTTCGGTCGGCATCGCGTTGGGCTCGATGCTCTGCGAGCGCATGAGTGGGCACAAGGTGGAAATCGGCCTGGTGCCGTTCGGCTCGATCGGCCTGACCTTGTTCGGCATTCTGCTCTGGTGGTTCTCCGGCGGCTTCCCCGAGGCGGCAGAGGCGCATGACTGGCTGGCGGTGCTGAGCATTGGCCAGGCCTGGTGGATTCTCGGTTCGATCCTCGGCATCGGTCTGTTTGGCGGCTTCTACATCGTGCCGCTGTATGCACTGATTCAGTCGCGCACTGCAGAGCATGAGCGGGCGCGGGTGATCGCTGCCAACAACATCCTCAATGCGCTGTTTATGGTGATCTCGGCGATTGTCTCGATCCTGTTTCTCAGCGTCGCCGAGCTGTCGATTCCGCAGCTGTTCCTGACCATTTCGCTGATGAACATCGCGGTCAACAGCTACATC
This DNA window, taken from Pseudomonas sp. SG20056, encodes the following:
- a CDS encoding metal-dependent hydrolase, whose amino-acid sequence is MSEQHRLQQRKVRFDFANTPLHWVPNEPEASHIMNSLHLILPAGEFWFCRVYNKALPLVSDPQLREDVQGFVKQEAQHARAHDSALTPYLLRHGIDPTPFTGPIHWLFERVLCDFPLGNNAISHALQPWWLRQRVGLIAAVEHFTCVLGDWIITTRSLDHADPVMLDLLRWHGAEEVEHRSVAHDLHVHIGGSVLMRWVYMLIATPALIFLFSMGMRTMMRQDPVTRYRPGFLRLWYHLGKRGLLPRMGSIGRSVLRYFNPSYHPRSEGDIRVALDYLANSPAAQRAAVEKAQVTA
- a CDS encoding AzlD domain-containing protein, with the translated sequence MAIWLLIVGMALITFAIRYSLFAFPDLRFPPLVRQGLHYVPTAVLSAIVLPGMLIPDGQHWAFSLDNAYLLAGLATIAIAALTRHLLATIGGGLLVFFIVRWLLGQLPL
- the rmuC gene encoding DNA recombination protein RmuC — protein: MLQERLNNAQLAQTGLTAQLEDCREEVAEISEIKADQQAELAALRREADLLQQERQIAREAAQAWSNQREQQEAEIRRLDAQRAALSAELKEQQDSHQQRLSDLQGSRDELRAQFAELAGKIFDEREQRFAETSQQQLGQLLDPLKERIQSFEKRVEESYQQEARERFSLGKELERLQQLNQRLGDEATNLTRALKGQKTQGNWGELVLERVLEHAGLEKGREYQTQVSLKSADGERFQPDVLIQLPGDKQVVVDAKVSLTAYQQYIAAEDDASRQLSLKQHVLSLRSHLKGLSLKDYQRLEGLHSLDFVLLFVPIEAAFAAALQADPGLFQEAFDQHIVIVSPTTLLATLRVIDSLWRQERQSQNAREIAERAGALYDKFVAFIQDLDEMGARLQQLDKAYAGARNKLCEGRGNIISRVENLKMLGARASKSLPVELLEQAAGVVVVLDDEAAE
- a CDS encoding sel1 repeat family protein, with product MPRAITRLPIASTSVPRLPTRVALWLLDSPRLGNAPSVKRFAGRLLKQPALQGVVQAQSRLGQMLCRDCGNPRDRRIGFELLRQAARAGDMGAQLELGQLYSQPRNNEPQQARHWLELAAGQGSLEARQLLKQL
- a CDS encoding alpha/beta fold hydrolase, with product MNAPAVLPYIELQTEQLWVQGDGVQLAAYRWGNPSGPTLLLVHGYPDNHEIWLPLVRELAGDYQIIAYDVRGFGASDIPRKRLEYHLEKLANDLEAVIKALSPDHPVHLVAHDWGSIQAWEAVTEPRIQPLLASYTSISGPCLDHVGHWMRDKLKQKTPRALLQVLGQLLSSWYIAMFHTPLLPELTWRLGLDRAWPQLLRKVEGLRNVPASSSQRSDGVHGVKLYRANFIRSLFQPRLRHTQVPVQLIVPTHDRFVRPQLFDQLQHWAPRLQRREADAGHWQLLAEPQQLAKWLRELTTHIHSETGSTAPAGQKPAGR
- a CDS encoding MFS transporter; this translates as MTEQSQFALLGKKRFLPFFITQLLGAFNDNIFKQSLILAILFKISSGADKALLVNLCALLFILPFFLFSALGGQFGEKFAKDSLIRKIKFAEIVIMLLGAVGVLLGNLPMMLAVLFAMGTQSALFGPVKYSILPQHLEEQELVGGNALVEMGTFLAILAGTIGAGIIMASSGYAHIVAACVVLVAVFGYLASRGIPAASAAMPQLKLDWNILRQSWLIMKLGLGQRPAVSRSLVGNSWFWFLGAVYLTQIPAYAKEWLYGDESVVTLILTVFSVGIALGSMLCERMSGHKVEIGLVPFGSIGLTLFGILLWWFSGGFPEAAEAHDWLAVLSIGQAWWILGSILGIGLFGGFYIVPLYALIQSRTAEHERARVIAANNILNALFMVISAIVSILFLSVAELSIPQLFLTISLMNIAVNSYIFKIVPEFSMRFMIWLLSHSMYRVEHKGLEAIPDEGAAVLVCNHVSFVDALLIGGAVRRPVRFVMYYKIYNLPVLNFIFRTAGTVPIAGRNEDLLIYDAAFKKIAEYLRNGEVVCIFPEGKLTTDGELNEFKNGIERIVEANPVPVIPMALQGLWGSFFSRDPHKGLFKRLWSRITLVAGTPVAPELVKRELLQAQVAELRGERR
- a CDS encoding AzlC family ABC transporter permease, translated to MSRLQQFLYGVRDSIPMIVGILPFGLIYGALASLAGLSLGQALGMSLLVYAGSAQFIAISLLTLGSGAVVILLTTLVVNLRHVLYSAALQPYVGRLPQRWRVPLAFGLTDETFAVVQRRYLSRGMTEHGQWYHAGVALALYLSWVSSSLVGALFGQSVPNLAGWGLDFAMLATFIGIVVPALRNQPQIAAALVAGAVALLCHAWPYKLGLMAAALSGILIGVWLEQRKTPVTVGEGA
- a CDS encoding MgtC/SapB family protein, with product MPEALDTLLNFASALAAGLLIGAERGWQGRNTEDTQLVAGIRTFALSSLLGAFAMLLGEHFGVVAWAVIFSGFALLVVASYFGELQRLGDMGLTSEVALLITFLLGSLAMADYAGLAAAGAVAVALLLSLKQSLHGALQRLSEAELSGALKLLFISLVLLPALPNQGYGPWQAFNPYAIWWMVVLIASIGFAAYVAIRLVGMRHGLLITALLGGVVSSTAMTVTLARLAQGRNLQAILACGLLATSALMFPRVLLEVGLVNASLLPQLIWPLGIATLVYAVGALLFFRRAGTESSEQAEPPLKNPFELGPALRFAALLALILLMVEGAQHWLGDAGVYLVALLAGLADVDAITLSLARSAKGALGAQVAVQGIFLAALSNSLVKGFLVILIGGRKLALMTLPVMAAGLLAGAVALLLY